Proteins encoded together in one Oncorhynchus mykiss isolate Arlee chromosome 7, USDA_OmykA_1.1, whole genome shotgun sequence window:
- the LOC110528723 gene encoding striated muscle preferentially expressed protein kinase isoform X4, with protein MISWPRLGRRMLGVCGSGIARPVTLVSIPAWPATAWGRLRAAPCLPLWTWEKRTGHSTKTFGRFTHVFRSCRKQSYDSETTEDEATEPQVPMETKEGPGGRHQDKAGRRVPAGEGCRMMDSSPDRRATLPGGHDPVVERELMALGSRPPGAQDPTHPGRIPSPSLPQTQTGPSFSPASPQSSQTVSQPTTSLSSHKNSVTSHSTQDPSLGGAVVKNKLPGMFSGASSHTSSSGSSGGKTPKLARAAPKIFDKIKEFEQKVSEVSAGVRSGRSFGRAPSCDLEGVSKEEGTSQPDAAASRRSTFGKKRASSLEDKPSYQQRVQSFQNKFTEELARIKKLVGRPNLKKAYSTEQLPQMERQSVGKLEPIPPQVVKKLEEREKVLEERGLLGKSVEESFSSRKSSQSHEKGLTDQRNVPQREQHDSASASAQPSESKSVGKGSVSMETVLVNQLPGRRSPSSRVTRKSPTREGLWSSPTAVKPPHTAEEQPPVSPTSKRPLADKELEQPPPKMDHPGSPIPTTQRAPPTYPKGPSSPKELEKPLHHRRSPSPRSPSPTMQRGPSPTPAKEPASAYPPKPPRLSPTPISTPSISPLTKRRKGEPGRTSPALKMTIPTILVEDELMEMEEEEAGEKREREKTRRAGKKEGRASKTQKKGKVSGKPWESQPMSSETGDDSDDSYMSADEGPAEKPAFERPLGDTIATAGSEVLLKCVITGSPLPIVTWKKSNILIRSSPSHVVRAEGEQHSLLITQMRSGDAGTYCITAVNAAGKASCNATLYIKSELTQVHGGKPSSLPLVEVTSPLQSDEEYLSPLEEVMEIGEPPSRGVGPQSKYAFFKDPPSFQAALNDHGVTEGQEVTMSVKVRGQPKPMVYWLKDKVTLKTNGRFIVRETEDGSSEMIITSAQRSDAGLYTCKIINEYGTKQSECKLEVKASPAQEALAIIREVRDVAVTAGELAMFECHMTGPLDVEVDWLSNGKLVQPALLNCKMTFNGKRCRLLLNSVHEDDSGTYTCKLSTANEELTSSAQLKVTPSREPLFTRKLDILEVIEGRTARFDCKVSGSPPPIVTWNHFENPVEESENVLLLQEGGRYSLVITHVSSDTEGFYTAVAKNAHGKAESTAELYMQEPRPAISSHMAKLEKMPSIAEEPEVLESEVEQEQRTMPDFVKPLADLEMIEGKEAVLKCKVAGLPYPTIAWYHNGKKIHSTDDRKMTQHRDIHSLVIRCVCHGHGGVYKSVISNKVGKAACYAHLYITGMDGVHPPAITATDIVPDPPDGPPVVESITGKTITLSWKKPKRLDSSIDGSSLMYAVQQQPLGSIQWSIIASNLRETTYTVTGLSKGVRYAFRVLAATAKLLSKPSHSTDLVQLMDRGPYLRKAPIILDKPDIVYVVENQSVSITLTLNHVNAVVTWKRRGVVLLNKPGMFEMSMPDDDQHTLKIQRVKSTDTGQLVCTANNQFGSDLCTILLAMAVRPKFESIMEDLEIHVGETSRFAVVVEGQPDPDILWYKDDTLLSESSHFTFVYDDMECSLVVLNALPEDSGVYTCTAKNLAGQVSCKAELTVHKVRKEVEEPMEDEGSILRKMRRLTDYYDVHKEIGRGAFSYVKRVSEKKGKVEYAAKFVSARAKRKALALREMNLLSELNHEKILYFHDAFEKKNMVVIITELCHEELLDRLTKKTTVMESEIRSSIQQVLEGVSYLHQKDIAHLDIKPENILMAGRHSDKIRICDFGNAVKLGTNEALYCKYGTPEFVAPEIVNQTPVSKATDIWPIGVITYLCLTGVSPFAGENDRCTVLNIRNQNVAFEESMFADLCREAKGFVIKLLVADRLRPNATESLRHPWFKTSIKDKSINTAILKQVLSRRRWQRSLISYKSKMVMRSIPELLNDSSNHISIAVARHLKEGSPPPSSSSDSDEDVDELPFIPMPLSMVFSGSRVSLNEIPGDEDVTGPPSRSNGTVEGAWLTRHREQPIEEVVSKKEAKELGGSRGTRKRVTTEEDGGSSEEEKTAVKTKRVPLKKGSSVEEDDTQTKSRRATMRRGSSADSALLLHIEPEEGAVEEGKEDNGKKSLKKAVSMELPNRSPSPGAAKMSQEDYALKLELMRQRLLRGGNSKSGLRGPLLETLGMDDERRTSSLDRNLRRSRVGAPERSLARAASTECAVEDTTKIKMFQKSSSFSQGDSEPMPLHRQFGAPLEIPTSTSSQSTERRDSAERTQSIERNAQGKDLQEATSISAITEQTRLDSRPYSHVPSSIQPTPVKEDQGAREEKKPEEKKKSKSEETSERDEETERRTKAQERVDRHESKREISQGRSPTVLAPVIVIEEEDTEEDEQKEKQETELKKEEVKAKGCDSPGVTPTGKTSAYANVMQTIVVPSGKPDSSRSQSTPSPTFPEHPAVFAKVATERPTSPTISTSSSMVPDRPTTPRQPTTPLRTDIKDIDSEEVFESRFKKRESSLTRGLRRLTRTKSEEKSPTLPRKTGEGEEVYRPGRLGAPLEMVPQGLQEKSKSVQDLREVERDTGSLGIIGRFSMRTKRTPSIDKKEEKSKETEPVASKRRVSWAIGRSKSLDTTELDNIEARREQEARERKKMEESSVFAMRRKFENKVAGISASLRSKSEERKEEKEAKRRVEEEKSRKDAEEKDFKKVSDSPVLAMRKKFENKVAGISGKVRSQSEDRKEMEEEKPEGKKTPLFSRHRHSQSEGRGLKEMGIPENQLAKQTNKESKVSKESIGSASSLHSEKSKSQKSLTPETDRRSRWDRWGLGRSRKDKTPSQTDLPSAKDEGSSGSLQYSRTSSNFPPVFHIKLRDHVLLEGDPVTLSCLPAGSPHPQISWTKDKRPLEMDNRMSLISCPDGRQLVTIMKTSRRDAGLYECVASNPLASVTSSCTLSLACVPKRPGTPEVPQTYNNTALVLWKPADTKPPCSYSLERKTEGDANWLIIATGVADCYYNVTDLPPGGAFRFRVACVNKAGQGPYSSTSDKVSLDSTVGVSSPAVAIVKTISSPPSHPAPAATTLVTVIPKVKPAVMQPPGKTVSTVSPSSPSLTQTSLTFPAPTTALSPSTPSAPASPAITTPPTEHLVTPTTPLTLPSPPVVKPPPFVLPKPQSPVNVVPPMTQTPPISPPLPLVTPPSTPTKPVMASVPTYTSAATARMAPSPIPAPSFSPQVLQVSSLSPIGEGRGTPVRGTPRDRTTLKPGETALRQGVPQKPYTFLDEKARGRFGVVRECRENATGHVFMAKIIPYDQETKKSILQEYEILKSLHNDKVMTLHEAYVTPRYLVLVAEHCIGKELLHSLIDRFRYSEDDVVCYLVQLLQGLEYLHNRRVLHLDIKPDNVMVTNLNVIKIVDFGSAQNFNPLSLKQYNSGLGTLEYMSPEMVKGDVVGPPADIWSLGVLTYVMLSGRLPFQDKDPQQTETKIQIAKFDPTKLYPNVSQSASMFLKKMLSSYAWARPSTKDCFTHAWLQDSYLMKLRRQTLTFTTTKLKEFLGEHHRRRTDVATKHRVLLRSYSSSASSTTSTAPNLPK; from the exons ACTCTGAAACCACAGAGGATGAAGCCACGGAGCCCCAGGTACCCATGGAAACCAAGGAAGGACCTGGCGGGCGGCACCAGGACAAGGCTGGCCGTAGAGTGCCTGCAG GTGAAGGATGTAGGATGATGGACTCCAGCCCTGACCGGAGGGCCACCCTTCCTGGGGGCCATGACCCAGTGGTGGAGAGGGAGCTCATGGCCTTGGGCTCACGACCCCCAGGGGCCCAGGACCCAACACACCCCGGCAG gatcccatctccttctctcccccaaaCCCAAACAGGCCCATCCTTCAGTCCTGCCTCACCCCAGTCCAGTCAAACTGTATCCCAACCCACAACATCTCTCAGCTCCCATAAGAACAGTGTCACCTCACACAGCACCCAAGACCCTTCCCTAGGAGGAGCTGTAGTCAAAAACAAACTCCCAGGGATGTTTTCAGGAGCCTCCTCCCATACTTCAAGCAGCGGCAGCAGTGGTGGCAAGACACCCAAACTGGCCCGCGCCGCACCCAAGATCTTTGACAAGATCAAGGAGTTTGAACAAaaggtgagtgaggtgagtgcGGGGGTCAGATCTGGGCGCTCTTTCGGCCGGGCGCCATCCTGCGATCTGGAGGGGGTCTCCAAAGAGGAGGGGACAAGCCAGCCGGATGCCGCGGCCTCGAGGCGCTCCACGTTCGGAAAGAAGAGGGCCTCGTCTCTGGAGGACAAACCAAGCTACCAGCAGAGGGTCCAGAGCTTCCAGAACAAGTTCACAGAGGAGCTGGCCAGGATCAAGAAGCTGGTGGGGAGGCCCAACCTGAAGAAGGCCTACTCCACCGAGCAGTTGCCCCAGATGGAGAGACAGTCTGTGGGCAAGCTGGAGCCCATTCCCCCTCAGGTGGTCAAGAAgttggaagagagggagaaggtcctggaggagagaggactatTAGGGAAGAGTGTTGAAGAGAGTTTTTCGTCCCGAAAATCATCCCAATCCCATGAGAAGGGTCTGACGGATCAAAGGAATGTTCCTCAACGGGAGCAGCATGATTcagcttcagcttcagctcagcCATCTGAGTCTAAAAGTGTGGGGAAAGGCTCTGTTTCCATGGAGACAGTACTGGTTAACCAGTTACCAGGACGACGATCACCCTCATCAAGAGTCACGCGGAAAAGCCCAACCAG GGAAGGTCTTTGGAGCTCTCCCACAGCGGTGAAGCCTCCACACACGGCCGAGGAACAACCACCTGTATCTCCAACATCCAAAAGGCCTTTGGCTGATAAAGAGCTGGAGCAGCCTCCACCCAAGATGGACCACCCCGGGTCTCCAATTCCTACCACACAAAGAGCACCGCCTACCTACCCCAAAGGGCCTTCCTCTCCTAAAGAGCTTGAGAAACCTCTACACCACCGCAGGTCTCCAAGCCCCAGGTCTCCAAGCCCCACCATGCAGAGAGGACCATCACCGACCCCTGCCAAAGAGCCAGCCTCTGCCTATCCCCCTAAGCCCCCACGGCTGTCGCCCACCCCCATCTCCACCCCTTCCATCAGCCCTCTAACGAAGAGACGGAAGGGAGAGCCGGGGAGAACGTCTCCCGCGCTGAAGATGACCATTCCTACCATCCTGGTGGAGGACGAGCTCATGgaaatggaagaggaggaggccggagagaagagagagagagaaaagacgagAAGAGCAGGGAAGAAGGAGGGCAGGGCTTCCAAGACTCAGAAGAAGGGAAAAGTCTCGGGAAAGCCTTGGGAAAGTCAGCCTATGTCTTCTGAGACAG GAGACGATTCAGATGACTCTTACATGTCGGCAGATGAGGGGCCAGCTGAGAAACCAGCGTTTGAGAGGCCCCTGGGGGACACCATCGCCACTGCTGGCTCTGAGGTCCTGCTCAAATGTGTCATCACTGGCAGCCCCCTCCCAATAG TGACTTGGAAGAAGAGTAACATTCTGATAAGGAGCAGCCCGTCCCATGTGGTCAGGGCTGAGGGGGAGCAGCACTCCCTACTGATAACCCAGATGAGGTCTGGAGACGCTGGGACGTACTGCATCACTGCTGTCAACGCGGCCGGGAAAGCATCCTGCAACGCCACGCTCTACATCAAATCAG AGCTGACCCAGGTGCATGGTGGGAAGCCGAGCAGCTTGCCCCTGGTGGAGGTCACGAGTCCCCTCCAATCAGACGAGGAGTACCTGAGCCCCCTGGAGGAGGTCATGGAGATTGGAGAACCACCCTCACGAGGGGTGGGGCCACAGTCTAAATACGCCTTCTTCAAAGATCCTCCCTCCTTTCAG GCAGCACTGAATGACCACGGGGTGACAGAGGGACAGGAGGTTACCATGTCTGTCAAAGTCAGAGGACAGCCTAAACCTATGGTGTACTG GTTGAAGGACAAAGTGACCCTAAAAACCAATGGAAGATTCATTGTGCGTGAAACAGAGGACGGCAGCAGTGAAATGATCATCACTTCAGCACAGAGATCTGATGCAGGACTCTACACATGCAAGATCATCAACGAATACGGAACCAAGCAGAGCGAATGCAAACTAGAGGTCAAAG CCTCCCCGGCACAGGAAGCCCTGGCCATCATCAGAGAGGTGCGAGACGTGGCGGTGACGGCCGGAGAGTTGGCCATGTTTGAGTGTCACATGACCGGGCCTCTGGATGTGGAGGTAGACTGGTTGTCCAATGGGAAACTGGTTCAGCCGGCACTCCTCAACTGCAAGATGACCTTTAACGGGAAGAG GTGCCGGCTGCTGTTAAACTCAGTACATGAAGACGACAGTGGAACCTACACCTGCAAGCTGAGCACTGCCAACG AGGAGTTAACCTCCAGTGCCCAACTAAAGGTCACTCCCTCCAGGGAGCCCCTGTTCACCCGCAAGCTGGACATCCTGGAGGTCATAGAGGGTCGCACCGCCCGTTTTGACTGCAAGGTCAGCGGGTCCCCACCTCCCATCGTTACCTGGAACCATTTCG AGAACCCGGTGGAGGAGAGTGAGAATGTGCTTCTCCTGCAGGAAGGAGGCCGTTACTCATTGGTCATCACCCACGTCAGCAGCGACACGGAGGGCTTCTACACAGCTGTCGCTAAGAACGCACACGGAAAGGCGGAGTCCACAGCCGAACTCTACATGCAGGAACCGCGGCCCGCTATCTCTTCTCACAT GGCGAAGCTTGAGAAGATGCCTTCCATCGCTGAGGAGCCGGAGGTTCTGGAGAGCGAGGTGGAGCAGGAGCAGAGGACCATGCCTGACTTCGTCAAGCCCCTGGCTGACCTGGAGATGATCGAGGGGAAGGAGGCGGTGCTAAAGTGTAAGGTGGCGGGCCTGCCCTACCCCACCATCGCCTGGTACCACAACGGCAAGAAGATACACAGCACAGACGACAGGAAGATGACCCAGC acAGGGATATCCACAGTCTGGTCATCCGCTGTGTGTGTCACGGCCACGGGGGCGTCTACAAGAGTGTCATCTCCAACAAAGTGGGGAAGGCAGCCTGCTACGCACACCTCTACATCACAGGTATGGATGGGGTCCATCCACCAGCAATCACAGCAACAG ATATTGTTCCTGATCCCCCCGATGGTCCTCCAGTGGTAGAGTCCATAACAGGGAAGACCATAACACTCAGCTGGAAGAAACCAAAGAGGCTTGACTCTTCCATAG ATGGCAGTTCTTTGATGTATGCAGTGCAGCAGCAGCCTCTGGGTTCCATCCAGTGGAGCATCATAGCCTCCAACCTGAGAGAGACCACCTACACAGTCACCGGTCTCTCCAAGGGAGTCCGCTACGCCTTCAGGGTCCTAGCGGCCACCGCCAAGCTCCTCAGCAAACCCTCCCACTCCACTGACCTTGTGCAGCTCATGGATAGAG GTCCCTATCTGAGGAAAGCTCCCATCATACTGGACAAGCCTGACATTGTGTACGTGGTGGAGAACCAGTCCGTGAGCATCACCCTCACCCTTAACCACGTTAATGCTGTGGTCACCtggaagaggaggggagtggtTTTGCTCAACAAGCCAGGGATGTTTGAGATGAGCATGCCAGACGACGACCAACACACCCTAAAGATCCAGAGGGTGAAGAGCACTGACACCGGTCAGCTGGTCTGTACAGCCAACAATCAGTTTGGCAGCGACCTCTGTACCATCCTACTGGCCATGGCAG TGCGTCCTAAATTTGAGTCCATCATGGAGGACTTGGAAATACATGTAGGAGAGACATCTCGCTTTGCTGTGGTTGTCGAGGGACAACCCGATCCTGATATTCTGTGGTACAAG GATGACACTCTGCTGTCAGAGAGCAGTCACTTCACCTTTGTGTACGATGATATGGAGTGTTCCCTGGTGGTGCTGAATGCCCTGCCTGAGGACTCAGGGGTGTACACCTGCACTGCCAAGAACCTGGCTGGGCAAGTCTCCTGCAAGGCTGAGCTCACTGTCCACAAAG TgaggaaggaggtggaggagccCATGGAGGATGAGGGGTCCATTTTGAGGAAGATGCGGAGGCTGACTGATTACTATGATGTACACAAGGAGATAGGACG TGGGGCGTTCTCCTATGTGAAGAGGGTGTCTGAGAAGAAGGGGAAGGTGGAGTACGCGGCCAAGTTCGTGTCTGCGAGGGCCAAGAGGAAGGCCTTGGCCCTGAGAGAGATGAACCTTCTGTCAGAGCTGAACCACGAGAAAATCCTCTACTTCCATGACGCCTTTGAGAAGAAGAACATGGTTGTCATCATCACTGAGCT ATGCCATGAGGAACTTCTGGACCGACTGACCAAGAAGACTACCGTCATGGAGTCCGAG ATCCGGTCCAGTATTCAGCAGGTGCTTGAAGGGGTCAGCTACCTTCACCAGAAAGACATTGCTCATCTTGACATCAAG CCTGAGAACATCCTCATGGCAGGCCGACACAGTGACAAGATCCGCATCTGTGACTTTGGCAATGCCGTCAAGCTGGGGACCAATGAAGCCCTCTACTGCAAGTACGGCACTCCGGAATTTGTTGCTCCGGAGATCGTTAACCAAACGCCGGTCTCCAAGGCAACAGACATCTG GCCTATTGGGGTTATCACGTACCTATG TCTGACTGGTGTGTCTCCTTTTGCTGGGGAGAACGACAGATGCACCGTCCTCAACATCAGGAACCAAAATGTGGCTTTTGAGGAGAGTATGTTTGCTGACCTCTGTAGAGAGGCCAAGGGATTCGTCATCAAACTGCTGGTGGCTGACAGACT GAGACCTAACGCTACAGAGAGCCTTCGCCACCCCTGGTTCAAGACTTCAATAAAAGACAAGAGCATCAACACAGCGATCCTAAAGCAGGTCTTATCTCGAAGACGTTGGCAG CGTTCCCTCATCAGCTACAAATCCAAGATGGTGATGCGCTCCATCCCTGAGCTTCTCAACGACTCGTCCAACCACATCTCCATCGCTGTGGCCCGTCACCTCAAAGAGGGATCGCCcccaccctcctcatcctctgACTCGGACGAAGATGTGGACGAACTCCCCTTCATCCCCATGCCTCTATCTATGGTCTTCTCCGGCTCCAGGGTCTCCCTCAACGAGATACCAGGTGACGAGGACGTCACAGGACCGCCTTCCAGGTCCAATGGGACAGTGGAAGGGGCGTGGTTAACCCGGCACAGGGAACAGCCCATAGAGGAGGTGGTGTCCAAAAAGGAGGCCAAGGAATTAGGAGGAAGCAGAGGAACGAGAAAAAGGGTAACAACCGAGGAAGATGGCGGGTCTTCAGAAGAGGAGAAGACTGCAGTGAAAACGAAGAGAGTCCCCCTGAAGAAGGGCTCGAGTGTGGAGGAGGATGACACTCAGACGAAGTCCCGGAGAGCGACGATGAGGAGGGGCAGTTCAGCTGACTCGGCCCTGCTTCTCCACATTGAGCCAGAGGAGGGAGCCGTGGAGGAGGGCAAAGAAGACAATGGCAAAAAAAGCCTTAAAAAGGCAGTTTCCATGGAGCTACCAAATCGGAGCCCCAGCCCTGGGGCGGCTAAGATGAGCCAGGAGGACTATGCCCTCAAACTGGAGCTGATGAGACAGAGGCTGCTCAGGGGAGGCAACAGCAAAAGCGGCCTGCGAGGTCCCCTGCTGGAGACCCTAGGAATGGACGACGAGAGGCGAACCTCGTCCCTGGACCGAAACTTGAGGAGATCCAGGGTGGGGGCGCCAGAGCGGTCGCTGGCCAGAGCAGCCTCTACCGAATGTGCAGTGGAGGACACAACCAAAATCAAAATGTTCCAGAAGAGTTCTTCTTTCAGTCAGGGAGACTCGGAACCCATGCCCCTACACCGGCAGTTTGGAGCCCCCTTAGAGATCCCCACTAGCACATCTAGCCAGAgcactgagaggagagacagtgctGAAAGGACCCAGAGCATTGAGAGGAACGCACAGGGGAAAGACCTCCAGGAGGCCACTTCCATATCAGCAATTACGGAGCAGACCAGGCTGGATTCCAGACCTTACTCTCATGTGCCCTCCTCCATACAGCCCACCCCAGTCAAAGAGGACCAAGGAGCGAGGGAAGAGAAAAAgccagaggagaagaagaagagcaaGTCTGAGGAAACTTCTGAAAGAGATGAAGAGACGGAGAGAAGGACCAAAGCACAGGAGAGGGTTGATAGACACGAGTCGAAGAGGGAGATTTCCCAGGGCAGGTCTCCTACTGTGTTAGCTCCTGTGATTGTCATAGAGGAGGAGGATACTGAGGAAGATGAACAGAAAGAGAAGCAGGAGACAGAGTTAAAGAAAGAAGAGGTGAAAGCAAAAGGTTGTGATTCTCCAGGGGTTACGCCTACAGGAAAAACGTCTGCGTATGCCAACGTGATGCAAACTATTGTAGTACCATCTGGAAAACCTGACAGCAGCCGATCTCAATCTACACCTAGCCCCACATTTCCTGAACACCCTGCCGTCTTCGCCAAGGTGGCCACTGAACGCCCAACAAGCCCAACCATCTCGACTAGCTCGTCTATGGTCCCAGACCGCCCCACCACCCCACGCCAACCTACCACGCCACTCAGAACAGATATCAAGGACATAGACTCGGAGGAAGTCTTTGAATCCAGGTTCAAGAAGCGTGAGTCATCCCTTACCCGTGGGCTCCGGAGACTTACCAGGACCAAATCAGAAGAGAAGTCCCCGACCCTTCCCCGTAAGACAGGCGAGGGTGAGGAGGTATACCGGCCGGGGCGTCTGGGGGCTCCGTTGGAGATGGTGCCCCAAGGATTGCAAGAGAAGTCCAAGTCCGTCCAGGActtgagggaggtggagagagacacagggtcCCTGGGCATCATTGGACGGTTCTCCATGCGCACCAAGAGGACCCCGTCCATAGATAAAAAGGAGGAGAAGTCAAAGGAGACTGAGCCTGTGGCCAGTAAGCGCAGGGTGTCCTGGGCCATAGGCCGCAGTAAGAGTCTGGACACGACAGAGCTGGACAATATAGAGGCTCGGAGAGAGCAGGAGGCGAGAGAACGCAAAAAGATGGAGGAGTCATCTGTCTTCGCCATGCGGCGGAAGTTCGAGAACAAAGTAGCGGGTATCTCAGCCAGTTTGAGGAGCAAgtcagaggaaaggaaggaggagaaagaggccAAGCGACGCGTGGAGGAAGAGAAAAGTCGTAAAGATGCAGAAGAAAAGGATTTTAAGAAGGTCAGTGATTCCCCCGTCTTGGCGATGAGGAAGAAGTTTGAGAACAAGGTGGCAGGAATTTCTGGGAAAGTCCGAAGCCAGTCAGAGGAtaggaaagagatggaggaagagaagccAGAGGGAAAGAAAACTCCACTGTTTTCCCGTCATCGACATTCCCAGTCCGAGGGAAGAGGTCTCAAAGAGATGGGGATCCCAGAGAATCAGCTAGccaaacagacaaacaaagaaTCCAAAGTGTCCAAGGAATCCATTGGGTCTGCATCAAGCCTTCATTCCGAAAAGTCAAAAAGTCAAAAGTCGCTCA CTCCAGAGACTGACAGGCGGTCGCGGTGGGACAGGTGGGGTCTGGGCAGGAGCAGGAAGGATAAGACCCCCTCTCAGACTGACCTCCCCTCAGCCAAAGATGAGGGGTCATCAGGCAGCCTGCAGTACTCCCGCACTTCCTCTA ACTTCCCTCCTGTGTTCCACATCAAGCTGAGGGACCACGTCTTATTGGAGGGTGACCCTGTCACTCTTAGCTGCCTCCCGGCTGGCAGCCCCCACCCACAAATCAGCTGGACTAAAG ATAAGAGACCACTGGAGATGGACAACAGGATGAGCCTGATCTCCTGTCCAGACGGCAGGCAGCTCGTTACGATCATGAAGACCAGCAGGAGGGACGCAGGGCTCTATGAGTGTGTGGCCAGTAACCCCTTAGCCAGCGTCACCAGCTCCTGCACACTGTCCCTGGCCT GTGTCCCCAAAAGGCCAGGCACCCCGGAGGTTCCCCAGACGTACAACAACACAGCCCTGGTGCTATGGAAACCAGCCGACACCAAGCCCCCCTGTAGCTACTCTCTGGAGAGGAAGACAGAAG GTGATGCCAACTGGCTGATCATAGCGACGGGAGTGGCTGACTGTTACTACAACGTCACAGACCTGCCACCAGGGGGCGCCTTTAGGTTCAGAGTGGCCTGCGTCAACAAGGCTGGACAGGGACCCTACAGCAGCACATCGGACAAAGTCAGCCTGGACTCAACAG TAGGTGTGTCCTCTCCAGCAGTGGCCATTGTGAAGACAatctcctcacctccctcccaccctgCCCCAGCAGCTACCACCTTAGTGACTGTTATCCCAAAGGTCAAACCAGCAGTAATGCAACCTCCTGGTAAAACGGTgtccactgtctctccctcttcaccCTCCCTTACACAGACGTCTCTAACGTTCCCTGCTCCCaccacagctctctctccctctacacctTCGGCTCCCGCCAGCCCTGCCATCACAACCCCTCCAACTGAACACCTGGTCACCCCTACCACCCCTCTAACTCTCCCCTCCCCGCCTGTAGTCAAACCTCCTCCCTTCGTCCTCCCCAAACCCCAGAGTCCTGTCAACGTGGTCCCACCCATGACCCAAACCCcgcccatctctccccctctccctctcgttACACCTCCTTCCACCCCCACCAAGCCCGTCATGGCATCCGTTCCTACCTACACCTCTGCCGCCACTGCCCGTATGGCCCCCAGCCCCATCCCggccccctccttctccccccaagTGCTCCAGGTCAGCAGTCTGAGCCCAATAGGGGAGGGGCGGGGCACCCCTGTTCGAGGGACCCCCAGGGACCGCACCACACTCAAGCCGGGTGAGACAGCTCTACGACAGGGAGTCCCACAGAAGCCCTACACCTTCCTGGATGAGAAAGCCAG AGGGCGGTTCGGTGTGGTTCGGGAGTGTCGAGAGAACGCCACAGGACACGTCTTCATGGCTAAGATCATTCCGTACGACCAGGAGACTAAGAAGTCCATCCTGCAGGAATATGAGATCCTCAAGTCTCTCCACAACGACAAGGTTATGACCCTCCACGAGGCCTACGTCACCCCACGTTACCTGGTACTGGTGGCTGAGCACTGCATTGGCAAGGAGCTGCTCCACagccttatagacag GTTCCGTTACTCGGAGGATGACGTGGTGTGTTACCTGgttcagctccttcagggtttgGAGTACCTCCACAACAGACGCGTCCTCCATCTAGACATCAAGCCTGACAACGTCATGGTCACCAACCTCAATGTCATTAAGATCGTAGACTTTGGCAGCGCGCAGAACTTCAATCCTCTCTCCCTCAAACAATACAACAGCGGCCTGGGCACACTGGAGTATATGT CTCCGGAGATGGTGAAAGGTGATGTGGTCGGCCCTCCAGCTGACATCTGGAGCCTGGGGGTTCTAACCTACGTCAT GCTTAGCGGTAGGCTGCCCTTTCAGGACAAAGACCCACAGCAGACTGAGACCAAAATCCAGATTGCCAAGTTTGACCCGACCAAGCTCTACCCCAACGTGTCCCAAAGTGCCTCGATGTTCCTCAAGAAGATGCTGAGTAGCTATGCCTG GGCCCGTCCGAGCACCAAGGACTGTTTCACCCATGCATGGCTGCAGGACTCGTACCTGATGAAGCTGAGGAGACAGACGCTCACCTTCACCACCACCAAGCTGAAGGAGTTCCTGGGGGAGCACCATCGACGTCGCACCGATGTCGCCACCAAACACAGGGTCCTCCTACGCTCCTACTCC